In the Lebetimonas natsushimae genome, one interval contains:
- the polA gene encoding DNA polymerase I, with product MATLTIIDTFGFLFRNFYALPPLKSKKGIPTGMITGFMNFIVSLGRDFPTDYVVFTLDSKEKETFRKEIYKDYKANRPEAPEDLKTQLPIAIDLIKEMGFKMLESPGFESDDLIASLATVASENGIKVKIVSHDKDMYQLIDDDKIVIFDPIKKIEINEEECFKKFGVHPKDFRDFQALVGDSSDNIPGVRGIGVKTAAKLINQYHTLENIYAHIDEIKGAVKKRLLEGRENAFLSRKLVTLKTDLFDSINLEEFKYPEINPVLKVADKLIDLDIKSIVDRVKKDGLFIKTKEPESKNIEFDAVLLDNEKELFETIDKIGDKIVAFDTETDSIENPNIVGFSFCFEEKRAYYVPINHNYLGVEKQIPQDAALKAIEKILQKKVIGHNLKFDFKMLRKYGINTPIPFADTMILAWITDPDSAVGLDSVAKRYLNHENIKFREIVGKNQNFSNIDLITAAKYAAEDAFITLKLYEKLKEKIWDEVKWDLENIEWPFINLLIDMENEGIKVDIEYLEKLEIKISQKLQNLTQEIYNLAGNEFNIKSPKQLGYILFEVLKLPAKRKTKTGYSTDEKVLNSLKNAHPIIEKLLEYRKLDKLFSTYIIPLKERAKKDKNHKIYTNFLQTGTATGRLSSKNPNLQNIPTSTEINIRNAFIAEKLFVSLDYSQIELRLLAHFSQDPELVKAFLENSDIHQKTADIIGTTRSIAKSINFGLIYGMGPKKLSETINISMKEAKEFIKRYFDSFPTVKNFLEKTKAEARERGYVETLFKRRRFFDFAAANARNIAAFEREAVNTIFQGSAADIIKKAMIDIKNYNPKVKMILQIHDELIFEIENEKEAKEYKKIMENVVKLNVPLKVGISFGKRWGELK from the coding sequence ATGGCTACTCTTACGATAATTGACACTTTTGGATTTTTATTTAGAAATTTCTATGCCCTGCCACCTCTAAAAAGTAAAAAAGGAATTCCCACAGGAATGATTACAGGATTTATGAATTTTATAGTTTCACTTGGCCGTGATTTTCCAACCGATTATGTGGTATTTACATTGGACAGCAAAGAAAAAGAGACTTTTAGAAAAGAAATATATAAAGATTATAAGGCAAACCGTCCCGAAGCCCCCGAAGATTTAAAAACCCAACTTCCAATTGCTATTGATTTAATCAAAGAAATGGGATTTAAAATGCTTGAAAGTCCGGGGTTTGAAAGTGATGATTTAATAGCAAGCCTTGCCACTGTAGCTTCTGAAAACGGTATAAAAGTAAAAATAGTAAGCCATGACAAAGATATGTATCAGTTAATTGACGATGATAAAATAGTAATATTCGACCCTATAAAAAAAATAGAAATAAATGAAGAAGAGTGTTTTAAAAAATTTGGTGTCCATCCTAAAGATTTCAGGGATTTTCAGGCATTAGTGGGGGATTCAAGCGATAATATCCCGGGAGTTAGGGGAATCGGTGTAAAAACGGCAGCAAAACTTATAAATCAATATCACACCCTTGAAAATATATACGCTCATATTGATGAAATAAAAGGGGCTGTAAAAAAAAGACTCCTTGAAGGCAGGGAAAATGCATTTTTAAGCAGAAAACTTGTAACTTTAAAAACAGATTTGTTTGATAGTATAAACTTGGAAGAGTTTAAATATCCTGAAATAAACCCTGTTTTAAAAGTAGCTGATAAATTAATTGATTTGGATATAAAAAGTATAGTTGACAGAGTCAAAAAAGACGGGCTTTTTATAAAAACAAAAGAGCCTGAAAGTAAAAATATAGAATTTGACGCCGTTTTATTAGATAATGAAAAAGAGTTGTTTGAGACAATAGATAAAATTGGTGATAAAATTGTGGCTTTTGATACAGAAACAGACAGTATTGAAAATCCAAACATTGTGGGATTTAGTTTCTGTTTTGAAGAGAAAAGGGCTTATTATGTACCTATAAACCATAATTATCTGGGAGTAGAAAAACAAATACCGCAAGATGCAGCACTAAAAGCCATAGAAAAAATTTTGCAAAAAAAAGTTATTGGACACAATCTAAAATTTGATTTTAAAATGTTAAGAAAATACGGAATCAACACCCCTATTCCATTTGCCGATACGATGATACTTGCATGGATAACAGATCCTGATTCCGCAGTAGGGCTTGACAGTGTGGCCAAAAGATATTTAAACCATGAAAATATAAAATTTAGAGAAATTGTAGGAAAAAATCAAAATTTCTCAAATATTGATTTAATTACAGCCGCAAAATATGCAGCCGAAGATGCTTTTATTACTTTAAAACTTTATGAAAAATTAAAAGAAAAAATATGGGATGAGGTTAAATGGGATTTGGAAAACATCGAATGGCCTTTTATAAATCTGTTAATCGATATGGAAAACGAAGGTATAAAAGTGGATATTGAATATTTGGAGAAACTTGAAATAAAAATATCCCAAAAACTTCAAAACCTAACACAAGAAATTTATAATTTAGCCGGAAATGAATTCAATATAAAAAGTCCTAAACAACTTGGATACATACTTTTTGAAGTGCTTAAACTACCTGCAAAAAGAAAAACAAAAACAGGATATTCAACAGATGAAAAAGTTTTAAATTCACTAAAAAATGCCCATCCCATTATTGAAAAACTGCTTGAATACAGAAAACTTGATAAACTTTTTTCAACTTATATAATCCCTTTAAAAGAACGTGCAAAAAAAGATAAAAACCACAAAATTTATACAAACTTTCTACAAACCGGTACAGCTACAGGTAGACTTTCAAGTAAAAATCCAAATTTACAAAATATTCCAACATCAACAGAAATTAATATAAGAAACGCATTTATTGCCGAAAAACTTTTTGTAAGTTTGGATTATTCCCAAATAGAACTTCGCTTACTTGCTCACTTCAGTCAAGACCCGGAACTTGTAAAAGCATTTCTTGAAAACAGTGACATTCACCAAAAAACTGCGGATATTATAGGAACAACAAGAAGTATCGCAAAATCTATAAATTTTGGTCTGATTTATGGAATGGGGCCTAAAAAACTAAGTGAGACAATCAATATTTCCATGAAAGAAGCAAAAGAATTTATAAAAAGATATTTTGATTCATTTCCTACTGTTAAAAATTTCCTGGAAAAAACAAAAGCCGAAGCAAGAGAGAGAGGCTATGTTGAAACTCTATTTAAAAGAAGAAGATTTTTTGATTTTGCAGCTGCAAATGCCAGAAATATTGCTGCATTCGAAAGGGAAGCTGTAAATACTATTTTTCAGGGAAGTGCGGCAGATATTATAAAAAAAGCAATGATTGATATCAAAAATTATAATCCTAAAGTCAAAATGATACTCCAAATTCATGATGAACTTATTTTTGAAATAGAAAATGAAAAAGAA
- a CDS encoding WD40 repeat domain-containing protein, giving the protein MEPIKRITIKTPISKIKYIGNNKFCVVDEENTLRIYSLKDYKLIDGFRVKLPKNRPLENGVDISQRGKYLAVAVDGKKKTSVWDIENKKHIFTLGWHKGNVLSVSFDKEEKYILTGGEDGRAYLWSLATGKMIGALPPNADYILSTDFSLNSLWAATGSYDRSITITNITSLDFSYRKKSHRGAVTKLKFISNQRMISGDKTGELIVWNYAKGSVLKRLPNMIDQIVDVCVDENSKFLFVISTYSKVVLYSLENYEQITDEFIKLVSNPSSLEYIVDKHYLIVGTLDGDICIYDLLSDERELKALIKSKKYTLAYELLNKNPFLQATEAYKILENEWNKTLNVAHKFLEKGDIENAKEVLKPFMDVSVKRIIIQNLLKDFKEFDKFKNAVLNLKYPLAYSLANQYPSFKDTIYYKKMEEDWKKVFNLAKEAVLKEDNIEKAREILKPFRGVPQKTPLMQALFNEKQLYNLLKEKLAKKDFKEFFILVKRFPFLAETEEYKTAINFAKILDNKIQLLLKKGDYKKVIEYAKILEQFPGYEEKAKEYKEQARVLMDFQRLLAMKDYHAVFENVKMYPFLEETSDYKLFQQEINAKLIKAEKYAAKGDIEGILKSVGDLVKIKEYSIRIANLIKSAYLQQIISLLGKKIKGEKTDALIQKGIKNYINLFGFDLEIGDLIEKAKKLKVNINLENISEGNIANLLNRKLPVKIYG; this is encoded by the coding sequence GTGGAGCCTATAAAGCGTATAACAATAAAAACACCTATAAGTAAAATTAAATATATTGGAAATAATAAATTTTGTGTAGTTGATGAAGAAAATACATTAAGGATATATTCATTAAAAGATTATAAATTAATAGACGGATTTAGAGTTAAACTTCCTAAAAACAGGCCTTTAGAAAACGGAGTAGATATATCACAAAGAGGTAAATATTTGGCAGTTGCCGTTGACGGAAAGAAAAAAACATCTGTTTGGGATATTGAAAATAAAAAACATATTTTTACTCTCGGATGGCATAAAGGGAATGTTTTAAGTGTAAGTTTTGATAAAGAGGAAAAATATATTTTAACAGGAGGTGAGGACGGCAGGGCATATTTATGGTCACTTGCTACCGGTAAAATGATTGGAGCATTGCCTCCTAATGCTGATTATATCCTTTCGACAGATTTTAGTTTGAATTCCCTTTGGGCTGCTACCGGTAGTTATGACAGGTCTATTACAATTACTAATATTACTTCATTGGATTTTTCATATAGAAAAAAATCGCATAGAGGCGCGGTTACAAAATTGAAATTCATATCAAATCAAAGAATGATAAGCGGAGATAAAACAGGTGAACTTATTGTTTGGAATTATGCAAAAGGGAGTGTTTTAAAAAGACTTCCTAATATGATAGATCAAATTGTAGATGTATGTGTTGATGAAAATAGTAAATTTTTATTTGTAATTTCAACTTATTCAAAAGTGGTGTTATATTCATTAGAAAATTATGAGCAGATAACAGATGAATTCATAAAACTTGTTTCAAATCCAAGTTCTTTGGAGTATATAGTTGACAAGCATTATTTAATTGTTGGTACTCTCGATGGAGATATTTGTATATATGATTTACTTTCGGATGAAAGGGAATTAAAAGCTTTAATAAAATCAAAAAAATATACTTTAGCTTATGAACTTTTAAATAAAAATCCGTTTTTGCAGGCTACAGAAGCTTATAAAATTTTAGAAAATGAATGGAACAAAACATTAAATGTCGCTCATAAATTTTTGGAAAAAGGAGATATAGAAAATGCAAAAGAAGTTTTGAAACCTTTTATGGATGTTTCTGTAAAAAGAATAATAATACAAAATTTATTAAAAGATTTTAAAGAATTTGATAAATTTAAAAATGCCGTGCTTAATTTAAAATATCCTCTTGCATATTCTTTAGCTAATCAATACCCTTCTTTTAAAGATACGATTTATTATAAAAAAATGGAAGAAGACTGGAAAAAAGTGTTTAATTTGGCAAAAGAAGCTGTTTTAAAAGAAGACAATATAGAAAAAGCCAGAGAAATTCTTAAACCGTTTAGAGGAGTTCCGCAAAAGACCCCTCTTATGCAAGCACTTTTTAATGAAAAGCAATTATACAATTTATTAAAAGAAAAATTAGCAAAAAAAGATTTTAAAGAATTTTTTATTTTGGTAAAAAGGTTTCCGTTTTTAGCCGAAACAGAAGAATACAAAACAGCAATAAATTTTGCAAAAATACTTGATAATAAAATCCAACTTTTATTAAAAAAAGGAGATTATAAAAAAGTAATTGAATATGCCAAAATTCTTGAACAGTTTCCCGGATATGAAGAAAAAGCAAAGGAATATAAAGAACAGGCTCGAGTCTTAATGGATTTTCAAAGATTGCTTGCTATGAAAGATTATCATGCTGTTTTTGAAAATGTAAAAATGTACCCGTTTTTAGAAGAAACGAGTGATTATAAATTATTTCAGCAGGAAATAAACGCTAAATTAATAAAAGCTGAAAAATACGCTGCGAAAGGGGATATTGAGGGAATATTGAAAAGTGTGGGGGATTTGGTGAAAATAAAAGAATATTCAATAAGAATAGCAAATTTAATTAAAAGTGCTTATCTGCAACAGATTATTTCACTTTTAGGTAAAAAAATAAAAGGTGAAAAAACCGATGCATTAATTCAAAAGGGTATTAAAAACTATATCAATTTATTCGGATTTGATTTGGAAATCGGGGATTTAATTGAAAAAGCCAAAAAATTAAAAGTGAATATTAATTTAGAAAATATCAGTGAAGGAAATATTGCTAATCTGCTTAACAGAAAATTACCTGTTAAAATTTACGGATAA
- a CDS encoding NTP transferase domain-containing protein, with the protein MENKIPCFILVGGKSSRFGDDKSKLFYKIQFDKCKKIFKNVFFVAKEKKFKKYPFFIEKSKIFAPIFALEEIIKKEKKIFVLSVDTPLISEKSIKKLLNNKATASKNPLIGYYDYTMLKKIKESTKTDLRLFHINPKKIRINNKELININKKEDLKLIRKF; encoded by the coding sequence ATGGAAAATAAAATTCCCTGTTTTATTCTTGTAGGTGGTAAATCTAGCAGATTTGGAGACGATAAATCAAAACTGTTTTATAAAATCCAATTTGACAAATGCAAAAAAATATTTAAAAATGTATTTTTTGTGGCAAAAGAAAAAAAATTCAAAAAATATCCTTTTTTTATTGAAAAATCTAAAATTTTTGCTCCCATTTTTGCTTTGGAAGAAATTATAAAAAAAGAAAAAAAAATTTTTGTCTTAAGCGTGGATACACCTTTAATTTCCGAAAAATCTATAAAAAAACTTTTAAATAATAAAGCCACCGCCTCTAAAAATCCTTTAATCGGTTATTATGATTACACAATGCTTAAAAAAATAAAAGAATCGACAAAAACTGATTTAAGACTTTTTCACATAAATCCTAAAAAAATCAGAATCAACAACAAAGAACTAATTAACATAAATAAAAAAGAGGATTTAAAACTTATCCGTAAATTTTAA
- the moaC gene encoding cyclic pyranopterin monophosphate synthase MoaC: MKLTHINEKHNPKMVDVGEKAVTKRIAVASGEIHMQKSTKKAILEEKTKKGAVLQTAIVAAIMGGKKTSELIPMCHNILIDGIDVDVEEIENGFKLIVTAKTTSKTGIEMEALTAVSIGLLTIYDMAKAIDRSMEITNIHLDYKAGGKSGEFRRDGK, translated from the coding sequence ATGAAACTGACTCATATAAATGAAAAACACAATCCTAAAATGGTGGATGTAGGAGAAAAAGCTGTTACAAAAAGAATTGCAGTGGCAAGTGGTGAAATTCATATGCAAAAAAGCACAAAAAAAGCTATTTTAGAAGAAAAAACAAAAAAAGGTGCGGTTTTACAAACAGCAATAGTTGCAGCGATAATGGGAGGCAAAAAAACAAGCGAATTAATTCCAATGTGTCACAATATTTTAATAGACGGAATAGATGTGGATGTTGAAGAAATTGAAAACGGATTTAAGTTAATAGTTACAGCAAAAACAACTTCAAAAACAGGTATTGAAATGGAAGCATTAACCGCCGTAAGTATCGGTCTTCTTACTATTTACGATATGGCAAAAGCAATAGACAGAAGTATGGAAATAACAAATATACATTTGGATTACAAAGCGGGTGGAAAATCAGGAGAATTTAGAAGAGATGGAAAATAA
- a CDS encoding sulfite exporter TauE/SafE family protein: MNELLYYGEFFVLTLIFSTIFAMGGVGSAIVLVPLFNSLGLPLNVAKAFGLFINSMSTITASIMNFLRGVLDIRATLPLAISSIIGAPLGAYSSKFIPPVYVKILLAMFIILAVFLMFKKKKEAKFHYTKQWVMVALGLGVGFLSGLMGVGGGSLILPALILLGFDAKTSAYMVSFVLPFSTLSGFFTYLTITKIDYLMLLDVSIAAILGGYLGDKIMHYRLTPQQVKKFIAVILILLDIKIIYSILHYYHLI, encoded by the coding sequence ATGAATGAATTGCTCTATTATGGAGAATTTTTTGTCTTAACCCTAATTTTTTCAACAATATTTGCAATGGGAGGAGTCGGTTCGGCCATAGTCCTGGTCCCTCTTTTCAACTCCCTGGGATTACCTTTAAATGTGGCAAAAGCATTTGGACTTTTTATCAATTCAATGAGCACAATTACTGCAAGTATTATGAACTTTTTAAGAGGGGTTCTTGATATAAGGGCAACTCTTCCGCTTGCAATTTCCTCAATTATAGGAGCACCTCTCGGGGCTTATTCAAGTAAGTTTATCCCACCGGTTTATGTAAAAATACTTTTGGCTATGTTCATCATATTAGCCGTATTTTTAATGTTTAAAAAGAAAAAAGAGGCCAAATTTCACTACACAAAACAGTGGGTAATGGTGGCATTAGGACTCGGTGTCGGTTTTTTATCAGGACTAATGGGAGTGGGCGGTGGAAGTTTGATTTTACCGGCTTTGATTCTGCTTGGATTCGACGCAAAAACATCTGCCTATATGGTAAGTTTTGTATTGCCGTTTTCAACACTCAGTGGATTTTTTACATATTTAACCATCACCAAAATAGATTATTTAATGCTTTTAGATGTAAGTATTGCAGCAATTCTTGGAGGATATTTGGGAGATAAAATAATGCATTACCGCTTAACCCCACAGCAGGTCAAAAAATTTATCGCCGTTATTTTAATCTTGCTTGATATTAAAATTATTTATTCTATTTTGCATTATTATCATTTGATTTAA
- a CDS encoding rhodanese-like domain-containing protein → MNEITFDEYLKNFDYNERKKMKIQIPEMLELYEKDECEIIDIRFKEEYKAWHIGFIKNIPLNELPNRLNELDKNKTIVTVCPHYDRSEMARLFLTLKGYKARYLTDGLLKLVDYLRGNKARDYLLKIGEAE, encoded by the coding sequence ATGAATGAAATCACTTTTGATGAATATTTGAAAAATTTTGATTATAATGAAAGAAAAAAAATGAAAATCCAAATTCCAGAAATGCTTGAATTATACGAAAAAGATGAATGTGAAATAATTGACATCAGATTTAAAGAAGAATATAAAGCATGGCATATTGGGTTTATAAAAAACATTCCTTTAAATGAATTACCTAACAGATTAAATGAACTTGATAAAAATAAAACAATTGTTACAGTATGCCCTCATTATGACAGATCTGAAATGGCAAGGTTATTTTTAACACTAAAAGGATATAAAGCCAGATATTTAACCGACGGATTACTTAAACTTGTTGATTACTTAAGAGGAAATAAAGCCAGAGATTATTTATTAAAAATAGGAGAAGCCGAATGA
- a CDS encoding rhodanese-like domain-containing protein translates to MIKYATPKGNNELKISLEEFTKKFNAGEAVLLDIRMAFEKKVWNLPFAIDIPANELENRFNELPKDKLIVTACPGNSRSSFAAAFLVDKGFNAKFLTEGLLELMKAFKGGKAKELKVD, encoded by the coding sequence ATGATTAAATACGCAACACCAAAAGGCAACAATGAATTAAAAATATCTTTAGAAGAATTTACCAAAAAATTTAATGCAGGTGAAGCTGTTTTACTTGATATCAGAATGGCTTTTGAAAAAAAAGTATGGAATCTGCCTTTTGCGATTGACATCCCGGCAAATGAACTTGAAAACAGATTTAACGAACTGCCAAAAGATAAACTGATTGTAACCGCATGTCCGGGTAATAGCCGATCTTCATTTGCAGCGGCTTTTTTAGTGGATAAAGGTTTTAATGCAAAATTTTTAACAGAAGGACTTCTTGAACTTATGAAAGCTTTTAAAGGCGGAAAAGCAAAAGAACTTAAAGTAGATTAA
- a CDS encoding rhodanese-like domain-containing protein: MTYDEFVKNTTLKDMGESKISPKEAVELLLNDKAIMIDVREDFENDLVEFKIAIHIPFNKLPENLDKLDKNKIIICACPAGFRSNKATEYLRYKGFKAKNLTGGFKELLFEISGGEAKKFKEKKENK, encoded by the coding sequence ATGACTTATGACGAATTTGTAAAAAACACCACATTAAAAGATATGGGAGAAAGTAAAATATCTCCTAAAGAGGCAGTAGAACTGCTTTTAAATGATAAAGCGATAATGATTGATGTGAGGGAAGATTTTGAAAATGATTTGGTTGAATTTAAAATTGCAATTCATATACCTTTTAATAAATTGCCTGAGAATTTAGACAAACTCGATAAAAATAAAATTATAATATGTGCATGTCCAGCCGGTTTTAGAAGCAACAAAGCAACTGAATATTTAAGATATAAAGGCTTTAAAGCTAAAAATTTAACAGGTGGATTTAAAGAATTATTATTTGAAATAAGCGGAGGGGAAGCAAAAAAATTTAAAGAAAAAAAGGAGAATAAATGA
- a CDS encoding efflux RND transporter permease subunit, whose amino-acid sequence MFEFFYKRGYLLTAIIIGMFVFGVLGLIKMPKNLFPDANRPEVVIFTTVPGATPSVVASMVSKPIEEEMGTLSNVYEIKSTNVPNFSIVHVVFDYKKGLQAAAVDVNNALNRIKDKLPANAIPAIYLVGDFTLPVDVFSLYPKNNSINLAEIRKIAESYIKPKLLSSPDIGNVEIFGGYQSAVMVKIDPKKLKKYNLSLDSFINIIRASNKDLPIGFIKSKDGFLTLSFYGEKDDVKKLKESFILPNVKLKDIADIKWIYQTNNSGYIGDNKSSIAVSVQRAPGGSVLDTAKAARAIMKVIQKEYPNIGVKIADTQVELVETANTNMLEALRDAIIYTLLVLLFFLGNFRAIVAAAVSIPMVFFGTIAFLYLTGQGLNIVIYTAIILALGMLTDDAVVVLENIERHLEENENLKDAIYNGTKEVLSPIFAGTISTIAITFPLMFVGGFPQKIFRPLIETLIIALLISWFLSITFIPKLSLLLYKNGFSKTKIEKFFEALYQKTIGKLIIPYLGIIKFSNGKFYPLRRMLIMAAAILTLMLSLKNIMPTIGRDVMPPMDTGIMKVSLEFSNNINADETKKRLAPFFAWLDKQPWLERSSVSIGTEKGVLSLGGGGAGNSVTMTITAVNRFKRNKTIWQLENEVRNHLANLQGVKKLAVFDFGATALSTISAPLDIEIRDENYEHLPDIAHKIEKLLYHIKGLTTIKISWDKDMQEAVIKIDKNKALSYGITPFQVISQIALNDKVVTINSDLSSMNVQFVRVRFNKKYENPESLKYILINTPKGVIPLKEIANIKPNLTYNKITRDGLLYSIDVEGYRATRPVSKITADAEKLLHKTGITNYDQAGDISEMKDSFSRMLKAIAIGIVVLILTLSVVYESFRLAFIMILVLPLSMIGAAWGMLIMHKPSCMPSLVGILLLFGIIIKNAVLLIDFYKEYKKEGNRPFDAALQAIKVRFRPVMMTAFGTIAGMIPIALEQAVGLERLSPLADVAIGGLLIGTLLTLVYVPMIAYATDPDNKKTNIFEKMEEELEK is encoded by the coding sequence ATGTTTGAATTTTTTTATAAAAGAGGTTATTTATTAACCGCAATTATTATTGGTATGTTTGTATTTGGAGTGCTTGGACTTATTAAAATGCCAAAAAATCTTTTTCCTGATGCAAACAGACCTGAAGTTGTAATATTTACCACTGTGCCGGGGGCTACACCGAGTGTAGTTGCTTCAATGGTATCAAAACCTATTGAAGAAGAAATGGGAACTCTTAGCAATGTATATGAGATAAAATCTACAAATGTTCCAAACTTTTCAATAGTCCATGTGGTTTTTGATTATAAAAAAGGACTTCAGGCGGCAGCGGTTGATGTTAATAATGCCCTAAACCGTATTAAAGATAAACTTCCGGCAAACGCAATACCTGCAATTTATTTAGTGGGTGATTTTACTTTACCTGTTGATGTTTTTTCGCTTTATCCAAAAAATAATTCAATCAATTTGGCCGAAATAAGAAAAATTGCAGAAAGTTATATAAAACCGAAACTTTTATCTTCTCCTGATATTGGAAACGTGGAAATTTTCGGAGGATACCAGAGTGCGGTAATGGTTAAAATAGACCCTAAAAAATTAAAAAAATACAATTTATCTCTTGATTCGTTTATAAATATAATAAGAGCATCGAATAAAGATTTACCAATTGGATTTATCAAAAGTAAAGACGGATTTTTGACACTCAGTTTTTACGGTGAAAAAGATGACGTTAAAAAACTTAAAGAGAGTTTTATTCTGCCAAATGTAAAACTAAAAGATATAGCAGATATAAAATGGATTTATCAGACAAACAACAGTGGTTATATCGGAGACAATAAATCATCAATTGCCGTATCCGTTCAGAGGGCTCCAGGAGGCAGCGTCCTTGATACAGCAAAAGCTGCAAGAGCTATTATGAAAGTTATTCAAAAAGAATATCCGAATATCGGAGTAAAAATTGCAGACACCCAGGTAGAACTTGTAGAAACAGCGAATACTAATATGTTGGAAGCTTTGCGTGACGCTATTATTTATACACTTTTAGTATTGCTCTTTTTCCTTGGAAACTTTAGGGCAATCGTTGCTGCGGCAGTTTCTATTCCTATGGTGTTTTTTGGAACAATCGCTTTTCTTTATCTTACAGGACAAGGTTTAAATATCGTAATTTATACAGCCATTATTTTAGCTCTTGGAATGCTCACAGATGATGCTGTCGTAGTGCTTGAAAACATTGAAAGACACCTGGAAGAAAACGAAAATTTAAAAGATGCCATTTATAACGGGACAAAAGAAGTATTAAGCCCAATTTTTGCAGGTACTATTTCAACCATAGCAATTACATTTCCATTAATGTTTGTAGGAGGATTCCCGCAGAAAATATTCAGACCTCTAATTGAAACACTGATTATTGCACTGCTTATAAGCTGGTTTTTATCTATTACATTTATTCCAAAACTTTCACTTTTGCTTTATAAAAACGGCTTTTCAAAAACAAAAATAGAAAAATTTTTTGAAGCACTTTATCAAAAAACTATAGGAAAATTAATTATTCCTTATCTTGGAATTATTAAATTTTCAAATGGAAAATTTTATCCTTTAAGAAGAATGCTGATTATGGCTGCTGCAATATTAACTTTAATGTTAAGTCTAAAAAATATTATGCCGACAATCGGAAGGGATGTAATGCCTCCAATGGATACAGGTATTATGAAAGTCAGTTTGGAATTTTCTAACAATATCAATGCAGACGAAACAAAAAAAAGACTTGCACCATTTTTTGCATGGTTGGATAAGCAGCCGTGGCTTGAGAGAAGTTCTGTTTCAATCGGAACTGAAAAAGGTGTTTTATCTCTGGGCGGTGGAGGTGCCGGAAATAGTGTGACCATGACAATTACCGCTGTAAACAGATTTAAAAGAAATAAAACAATCTGGCAGCTTGAAAACGAAGTTAGAAATCATTTAGCAAACCTACAGGGTGTTAAAAAACTTGCAGTGTTTGATTTTGGTGCAACAGCCTTATCCACTATCAGCGCACCGCTTGATATTGAAATAAGAGATGAAAATTATGAGCATTTACCAGATATTGCCCATAAAATTGAAAAACTTTTATATCACATAAAAGGGCTTACAACTATAAAAATAAGCTGGGATAAAGATATGCAGGAGGCTGTCATCAAAATAGACAAAAACAAAGCCCTAAGTTACGGAATAACTCCTTTTCAAGTAATATCTCAAATTGCATTAAATGATAAAGTAGTTACAATTAATTCAGACCTTAGCAGCATGAATGTTCAGTTTGTGAGAGTAAGATTCAATAAAAAATACGAAAATCCCGAAAGTTTAAAATATATACTTATCAACACTCCAAAAGGCGTAATTCCGTTAAAAGAAATTGCGAACATTAAACCAAATTTAACTTACAATAAAATTACAAGGGACGGACTGCTTTATTCAATCGATGTAGAAGGATACAGGGCAACTAGACCTGTCAGCAAAATCACAGCAGATGCTGAAAAATTATTGCATAAAACCGGTATAACAAATTACGACCAGGCAGGGGATATTTCTGAAATGAAAGATTCGTTTTCAAGAATGTTAAAAGCAATTGCAATAGGAATTGTTGTATTGATTTTAACATTAAGCGTTGTTTATGAATCTTTCAGACTTGCTTTTATTATGATTTTGGTATTACCGCTTTCTATGATTGGAGCAGCCTGGGGAATGCTTATTATGCACAAACCTTCATGTATGCCAAGCCTTGTTGGTATTTTACTACTTTTCGGTATCATTATTAAAAATGCGGTACTGCTTATTGACTTTTATAAAGAATATAAAAAAGAAGGCAACAGACCATTTGATGCGGCACTTCAGGCTATTAAAGTCAGGTTCAGGCCTGTTATGATGACAGCATTTGGTACAATTGCTGGTATGATTCCTATCGCACTTGAACAGGCAGTAGGGCTTGAGAGACTCTCACCTCTTGCAGATGTTGCAATCGGAGGCCTTTTAATCGGTACACTTCTAACCCTTGTGTATGTTCCAATGATTGCTTATGCAACTGACCCGGACAATAAAAAAACAAATATTTTTGAAAAAATGGAAGAAGAATTAGAAAAATAA